A DNA window from Bacillus carboniphilus contains the following coding sequences:
- a CDS encoding YjcZ family sporulation protein: MAANVPPQPTYVAPSYGYACPEPCNNTFVLIVVLFILLIIVGACYFPKC; encoded by the coding sequence ATGGCAGCTAATGTTCCACCACAACCAACTTATGTTGCTCCTAGTTACGGATACGCTTGTCCTGAACCTTGTAACAATACCTTTGTATTGATTGTAGTATTGTTCATCTTACTAATCATTGTAGGTGCTTGTTACTTCCCTAAATGCTAG